Proteins from a single region of Halalkalicoccus subterraneus:
- a CDS encoding ABC transporter substrate-binding protein, with amino-acid sequence MSSISFQLNWEPNGFQAPYFLAREQGFYEEEGLEVEFVEGHGSPFAAEEAARGRADFALAGASAVLSVQSQGHEPLAVAAVTQKTPAAVYTLRDVFGEPLEDPKQLAGRTVAPSATKTRILAAQLLEDAGIRDEVNLLDVDPHTHHRVEHQLLDGSVDAAVGVVTNGVELEREHDRKADELPIGDYLPIYGMTLVTNPEFAESNPEVVEGFLRATARGWAEATADPEAAIDALVARNATLERDREIERIKFETAAEDLQFTEHVRRAGWGNHDAARWDRLGETLAETDLLEGAADPDAVWTNEYLDSEAPSIAEYADRIGR; translated from the coding sequence ATGAGTTCCATTAGTTTCCAGCTCAACTGGGAGCCGAACGGTTTCCAGGCGCCCTATTTCCTCGCCCGGGAGCAGGGGTTCTACGAGGAGGAAGGGCTGGAGGTGGAGTTCGTCGAGGGCCACGGCTCGCCCTTCGCCGCCGAGGAGGCCGCCCGCGGCCGGGCCGATTTCGCGCTCGCGGGCGCGAGCGCGGTGCTCTCGGTGCAGAGCCAGGGCCACGAGCCGCTGGCGGTCGCCGCCGTCACCCAGAAGACGCCCGCAGCAGTCTACACGCTTCGGGACGTCTTCGGCGAACCCTTGGAGGACCCGAAACAGCTCGCGGGCCGGACCGTCGCGCCCTCGGCGACCAAAACACGAATCCTCGCCGCCCAGCTCCTCGAAGACGCGGGAATACGGGACGAAGTCAACCTCCTCGATGTGGATCCCCACACCCACCACCGCGTCGAACACCAGCTGCTCGACGGGTCGGTCGACGCCGCCGTCGGCGTCGTCACCAATGGTGTGGAACTCGAACGCGAACACGACCGAAAAGCCGACGAGCTACCCATCGGCGATTACCTCCCGATCTACGGGATGACGCTCGTGACGAACCCGGAGTTCGCCGAGTCGAACCCGGAGGTAGTCGAAGGATTCCTGCGCGCGACCGCCCGCGGATGGGCGGAGGCGACCGCCGACCCTGAGGCGGCGATCGACGCACTGGTCGCGCGAAACGCCACACTCGAACGCGACCGGGAGATCGAGCGGATCAAGTTCGAGACCGCCGCCGAGGACCTGCAGTTCACCGAGCACGTCCGCAGGGCGGGCTGGGGCAACCACGACGCCGCGCGGTGGGACCGCCTGGGTGAGACGCTCGCCGAGACGGATCTGCTGGAAGGGGCGGCCGATCCCGATGCAGTGTGGACGAACGAGTACCTCGACAGCGAGGCCCCGTCGATCGCCGAGTACGCAGACCGGATCGGTCGGTAG
- a CDS encoding sodium:calcium antiporter, whose translation MPFGLPTELIALIAFLAGVVLVIASVETFIEAVAESALSIGLSGFFLTVVLAGTDLENAILGLAAVADGLPDLAMGTVFGEALFVLGAAVGLAGVLTPFETSVPRSYLLLTLLAPSLLFALALDGTLSRLDGAILTGSFLPLLGIVYALERNRGTRYLSAEEVEEVLEEESKEVDDEDDPIEGDSLRERYEGWYQVGIALVATLGMTVGSELAVTGARDLLSVLGISGLVFGATVMSFVASLEELFLTVEPARQGRPHLGVGNVVGSVLFFVTANAGVLALVGPIDTSGTVLTVHWPFFLVALLSVGFVFLRGRVGRPEGFALLGLYAAYWGANYLL comes from the coding sequence ATGCCGTTCGGTCTCCCGACGGAGCTGATCGCGCTCATCGCCTTTCTCGCCGGCGTCGTGCTGGTGATCGCGAGCGTCGAGACGTTCATCGAGGCGGTCGCTGAGAGCGCTCTCTCGATCGGTCTCTCGGGGTTCTTTCTCACGGTCGTCCTCGCCGGAACCGATCTCGAGAACGCGATCCTCGGACTGGCGGCCGTCGCGGACGGACTCCCCGACCTCGCGATGGGCACCGTCTTCGGGGAGGCGCTGTTCGTGCTGGGTGCGGCCGTCGGGCTCGCGGGCGTGCTCACCCCCTTCGAGACCTCGGTGCCGCGGTCGTACCTCCTGCTCACCCTGCTCGCCCCGTCGCTCCTGTTCGCGCTCGCGCTCGACGGGACGCTCTCGCGGCTCGACGGGGCGATCCTCACGGGCTCGTTTCTCCCGCTTTTGGGGATCGTCTACGCCCTCGAACGCAATCGAGGGACGCGATACCTCTCGGCCGAGGAGGTCGAGGAGGTCCTCGAAGAGGAATCGAAAGAGGTGGACGACGAGGACGACCCCATAGAAGGCGACTCGCTTCGAGAGCGCTACGAGGGATGGTATCAGGTCGGGATCGCGCTCGTCGCCACCCTCGGCATGACCGTCGGCTCGGAGCTCGCGGTGACGGGCGCGCGCGACCTGCTGTCGGTGTTGGGGATCTCCGGACTGGTCTTCGGCGCGACGGTCATGAGCTTCGTCGCCTCGCTGGAGGAACTGTTCCTGACCGTCGAGCCCGCCCGGCAGGGTCGTCCGCATCTGGGGGTGGGAAACGTCGTCGGAAGCGTCCTGTTCTTCGTGACCGCGAACGCCGGCGTCCTCGCGCTCGTCGGCCCGATAGACACGAGCGGGACGGTCCTCACCGTCCACTGGCCCTTCTTCCTCGTGGCGCTCCTCTCGGTCGGGTTCGTTTTCCTTCGGGGTCGGGTCGGTCGTCCGGAGGGGTTCGCCCTGTTGGGGCTGTACGCGGCCTACTGGGGCGCGAACTACCTGCTGTGA
- a CDS encoding sodium:calcium antiporter, producing MSPRRFVTLVLVVLLATSVIAVPVAAQEEGEEGEEGGIEGAIEGFIEGQGLLGAVLVLAFGVVLLTVCVEKLISYLARAAIGMKMSLFALAIVFTGFEFDDTILGLVLASGGLEGAALGTALGTGLAIIGLTLAIAAIVRPFPVDLPNDYIVLFALAPVLLIPFVMLGTLTLVPGLVLLGFFVLSFTYFIVRERGRDVPVFRSTELGAAIEPDGGTEVRPDGGAAFPEPLSEIPEDRLVGNRSGWIWIGLSVFALVGVVFAAILLEGGSEVVIEGFGIEETVFGATILTLILTFEDVMLTIEPVRRGLPEIGVGNVIGSVLFSMTGNIGVLTLVSTVTIAPSVLTFHLPAIVIVTALSAYFMYRGEVKRWHGVLLLGLYVAYWVIALSVFGGVPIGE from the coding sequence ATGTCACCTCGACGGTTCGTCACGTTGGTGCTCGTCGTACTGCTCGCGACCTCGGTGATCGCCGTCCCCGTGGCGGCCCAAGAGGAAGGCGAAGAGGGTGAGGAGGGTGGGATTGAGGGCGCGATCGAGGGGTTCATCGAGGGGCAAGGGCTGCTCGGTGCCGTGCTCGTTCTGGCCTTTGGGGTAGTGCTACTGACGGTTTGTGTCGAGAAGCTGATCAGCTATCTCGCCCGCGCGGCGATCGGGATGAAGATGTCACTGTTCGCACTCGCGATCGTCTTCACCGGCTTCGAGTTCGACGACACGATCCTCGGACTCGTGCTCGCCTCGGGCGGACTCGAAGGGGCCGCCCTCGGCACCGCGCTCGGGACCGGGCTGGCGATCATCGGCCTCACGCTCGCGATCGCGGCGATCGTCCGGCCGTTCCCGGTCGACCTGCCGAACGACTACATCGTTCTGTTCGCACTGGCGCCAGTGCTTTTGATCCCCTTCGTCATGCTGGGGACGCTGACGCTCGTGCCCGGCCTCGTGTTGCTCGGATTTTTCGTCCTGAGCTTCACCTACTTCATCGTCCGCGAGCGCGGGCGCGACGTACCGGTCTTCCGAAGCACCGAACTCGGGGCGGCGATCGAGCCGGACGGCGGCACGGAGGTCCGTCCCGACGGCGGCGCGGCGTTTCCCGAACCGCTTTCCGAGATCCCCGAGGACCGGCTGGTCGGAAATCGATCCGGCTGGATCTGGATCGGTCTCTCCGTCTTCGCGCTCGTGGGGGTCGTCTTCGCGGCGATACTGTTGGAGGGGGGCTCGGAGGTCGTCATCGAGGGATTCGGCATCGAGGAGACCGTCTTCGGTGCCACGATCCTGACGCTGATCCTCACCTTCGAGGACGTCATGCTGACGATCGAGCCGGTTCGCCGTGGCCTGCCGGAGATCGGCGTCGGCAACGTCATCGGGAGCGTGCTCTTCTCGATGACGGGCAACATCGGCGTGCTCACACTGGTCAGCACGGTCACCATCGCGCCGTCGGTCCTGACCTTCCACCTCCCGGCGATCGTCATCGTGACCGCGCTGTCGGCGTACTTCATGTACCGCGGCGAGGTGAAACGCTGGCACGGCGTGTTACTCCTCGGGCTGTACGTCGCCTACTGGGTCATCGCGCTGAGCGTCTTCGGCGGGGTACCCATCGGCGAGTGA
- a CDS encoding VOC family protein, with protein sequence MNAVDHINVDVNDLANCYEFYRETLDLELLRPPEDFQGDHAMFRVGSTVVTLAETGRADAWGEVGLDHPLDKAHIAFDASREEYDALSKELDGQFPKQGPYDWGEFEGFYFLDPDGNLLEVITYDPPAGERERPLLTHDDVE encoded by the coding sequence ATGAACGCTGTCGATCACATCAACGTCGACGTGAACGATCTGGCGAACTGCTACGAGTTCTACCGCGAAACCCTTGATTTGGAACTGCTGCGCCCGCCCGAGGACTTCCAGGGGGATCACGCCATGTTCCGGGTCGGCAGTACGGTGGTAACGCTCGCCGAGACGGGCCGTGCCGACGCGTGGGGCGAGGTCGGTCTCGACCATCCGTTGGACAAGGCGCACATCGCCTTCGACGCGTCCCGCGAGGAGTACGACGCGCTTTCGAAGGAACTCGATGGGCAGTTCCCCAAACAGGGCCCCTACGACTGGGGGGAGTTCGAGGGGTTTTACTTCCTCGACCCGGACGGCAATCTGCTCGAGGTCATCACCTACGACCCGCCTGCGGGCGAGCGCGAACGACCACTGTTGACCCACGACGACGTCGAGTGA
- a CDS encoding potassium channel family protein yields the protein MTCSIIAVVASRPLLRRAVVPLAAFAGVVVAGVAGFVLLGGVGVVEAAFWLVDLTSVELHFEGADGPETATKAYAVLVTVGLVVTGLWVGETALSAAFGGRMQEELRYMQTNRSIDELEDHVIICGYGMFGQTIAERVDGNGDGVVVIELDETEFERALGAGVLALQGDARREETLREAGIERARTLVTAVDDSNANIQTAITAGQIAPTVRLVVRVGDAMYEPLARRAGADEVIIPEVVSGEQVTESL from the coding sequence GTGACATGTTCGATCATCGCCGTCGTCGCGAGCCGGCCGCTGCTCCGGCGGGCCGTGGTCCCGCTCGCGGCGTTCGCGGGCGTCGTGGTCGCCGGAGTCGCCGGTTTCGTGCTTCTCGGCGGCGTCGGCGTCGTCGAGGCGGCGTTCTGGCTCGTCGACCTCACGAGCGTCGAGTTGCACTTCGAGGGAGCCGACGGACCGGAAACCGCGACGAAGGCATACGCCGTTCTGGTGACCGTTGGACTCGTCGTCACCGGCCTTTGGGTCGGCGAGACGGCGCTTTCGGCGGCGTTCGGCGGGCGGATGCAGGAGGAACTCAGATACATGCAAACGAACCGATCGATCGACGAGTTGGAGGATCACGTGATCATCTGCGGATACGGCATGTTCGGCCAGACGATCGCCGAGCGAGTCGACGGCAACGGCGACGGCGTGGTCGTGATCGAACTCGACGAGACGGAGTTCGAGCGGGCGCTGGGGGCGGGCGTCCTGGCGCTTCAGGGTGACGCCCGGCGCGAGGAAACGCTCCGAGAGGCGGGCATCGAGCGGGCGCGCACGCTCGTGACCGCCGTCGACGACTCGAACGCGAACATCCAGACGGCGATCACCGCCGGCCAGATCGCGCCGACCGTGCGCCTCGTCGTCCGGGTCGGCGACGCGATGTACGAACCGCTAGCCCGGCGGGCCGGCGCCGACGAGGTGATCATCCCGGAGGTCGTCAGCGGCGAGCAGGTCACCGAGTCGCTGTAG
- a CDS encoding ABC transporter substrate-binding protein gives MRTREFRALDGNDEAVISRLALGLGEEPARVLTFLHLRTEFTEEPATELTLRIGTGLSRGALTTAVGHLESADLVDRTTVRGEGPGRPPTAWDVSTDLDAAVRTVYRQRARGLLERAREGWGVARSSRAADESNDGLVLGLNWRPNGLHLPFYAARRDERYGESGSDVRFEHYEGSRRALEAVRAREADVGLVGAATVSRARAGGAPVVPIAVAYQRAMAVLYTVRETFGEPLTGVGQLRERRIGMPARSETRILGRLFVNQVTLDGSVRIVDTAGEEQDALLAGEVDVVTGSFSDPRQLEQRGMTVDTLAVADHFPIYGPTLVVHEGTLADRGDALEAFLTGTIAGWAAAPESSAAAAGIAERAGCSPDRIVRTFTEANSEFGGSEAVAEHGWGRQDAETWERLRTALEQGGLLAEGDVA, from the coding sequence ATGCGCACGCGAGAGTTCCGAGCGCTCGACGGGAACGACGAGGCGGTGATCAGCCGGCTGGCGCTCGGACTCGGCGAGGAGCCCGCCCGCGTGCTCACCTTTCTTCACCTCCGGACGGAGTTCACGGAAGAGCCGGCGACGGAGCTCACGCTCCGAATCGGGACCGGACTGAGCCGCGGCGCGCTGACGACGGCGGTCGGACACCTCGAATCGGCTGATCTGGTCGATCGAACCACGGTCCGCGGTGAGGGCCCGGGACGACCGCCGACCGCGTGGGACGTCTCTACGGATCTCGACGCCGCGGTGCGGACGGTCTATCGACAGCGAGCGAGGGGACTGCTGGAGCGAGCGCGCGAGGGATGGGGCGTCGCACGAAGCAGTAGAGCTGCCGACGAGTCGAATGACGGCCTCGTCCTCGGGTTGAACTGGCGGCCGAACGGGCTGCACCTGCCCTTTTATGCCGCCCGCCGCGACGAACGGTACGGCGAATCGGGATCCGACGTTCGATTCGAGCACTACGAGGGGTCCCGCCGGGCGCTCGAAGCCGTCCGGGCACGCGAGGCGGATGTGGGGCTGGTCGGTGCGGCAACGGTGAGTCGGGCGCGGGCGGGCGGCGCGCCGGTGGTTCCGATCGCGGTCGCCTACCAGCGCGCGATGGCCGTCCTCTACACCGTGCGCGAAACGTTCGGCGAGCCCCTGACCGGCGTCGGCCAACTACGCGAGCGGCGGATCGGCATGCCCGCACGTTCCGAGACGCGGATCCTCGGACGGCTGTTCGTGAACCAGGTCACCCTCGACGGGTCGGTTCGGATCGTGGATACGGCCGGCGAGGAGCAGGACGCCCTGCTCGCAGGCGAGGTCGATGTCGTCACGGGATCGTTTTCCGATCCCCGCCAACTGGAGCAACGAGGAATGACCGTCGATACGCTCGCGGTCGCCGACCACTTCCCGATCTACGGGCCGACGCTCGTCGTCCACGAGGGGACGCTCGCCGATCGCGGGGACGCTCTCGAGGCGTTTCTCACCGGAACGATCGCCGGCTGGGCGGCGGCCCCCGAGTCGAGCGCCGCGGCCGCAGGGATCGCGGAGCGAGCAGGGTGTTCACCCGACCGGATCGTCCGGACGTTTACGGAAGCCAACAGCGAGTTCGGCGGAAGTGAGGCGGTCGCGGAACACGGTTGGGGCCGACAGGACGCCGAAACGTGGGAGCGCCTGCGGACGGCGCTCGAACAGGGTGGTCTGCTTGCAGAGGGCGACGTCGCGTGA
- a CDS encoding DUF4242 domain-containing protein yields MVEFQIYRELDAPISQGDLDDAASESGRVLEEMREEGTDIQWNESEVLTNDEDDVIGTFCQYEAESEDAVEEHAERAGLPATTIARRGTPLEGE; encoded by the coding sequence ATGGTAGAGTTTCAGATCTATCGCGAGCTCGACGCGCCGATCAGTCAGGGCGACCTCGACGACGCCGCGTCGGAATCGGGGCGCGTCCTCGAGGAGATGCGCGAGGAGGGAACGGACATCCAGTGGAACGAATCGGAGGTGCTCACCAACGACGAGGACGACGTGATCGGGACCTTCTGTCAGTACGAGGCCGAAAGCGAGGACGCCGTCGAGGAACACGCAGAGCGCGCGGGCCTCCCGGCGACGACGATCGCGCGGCGGGGCACGCCCTTGGAAGGGGAGTAG
- a CDS encoding archaeosine biosynthesis radical SAM protein RaSEA, which produces MSKPSPEVYEQGRGMDAHNQVMRGIRAEKEKHYDPHEPTRVWLDEDNTPDGIRQSLTIILNTGGCRWARAGGCTMCGYVAESVEGGSVSHEALMDQIEACLKHERENADEKSPLIKIYTSGSFLDEREVGAHSRAAIAETFGDRERIVVESLPDFVEAERVGDFTEQGLATDVAVGLETATDRVRRDCVNKYFDFADFVEASEAAEAAGAGIKAYLLLKPPFLSESEAVDDMKRSIRRCAEYAHTVSMNPTNVQRYTMVDELYFRGGYRPPWLWSVADVLESTADADAIVVSDPVGHGSDRGPHNCGECDDRVQRAIKDFDLRQDPSVFEQVSCECEATWGAVMEREKGYNMPLAR; this is translated from the coding sequence ATGAGCAAGCCGAGTCCCGAGGTCTACGAACAGGGGCGCGGGATGGACGCGCACAACCAGGTGATGCGCGGAATCCGCGCCGAGAAGGAGAAACACTACGATCCCCACGAGCCCACTCGGGTCTGGCTCGACGAGGACAACACGCCCGACGGAATCCGTCAGTCGCTGACGATCATCCTCAACACCGGCGGCTGTCGCTGGGCGCGCGCGGGCGGCTGTACGATGTGTGGCTACGTCGCCGAGTCGGTCGAGGGGGGGTCGGTCTCCCACGAGGCACTGATGGATCAGATCGAGGCCTGTCTCAAACACGAACGGGAAAACGCGGACGAAAAGAGCCCGTTGATCAAAATCTACACCTCCGGGAGCTTTCTCGACGAGCGGGAGGTCGGGGCGCACTCGCGAGCCGCGATCGCAGAGACGTTCGGCGACCGCGAGCGGATAGTAGTGGAAAGCCTGCCCGATTTCGTCGAGGCAGAACGGGTCGGCGATTTCACCGAGCAGGGGCTCGCGACGGACGTGGCCGTGGGACTGGAAACGGCGACGGACAGGGTACGTCGGGACTGCGTGAACAAGTACTTCGACTTCGCCGACTTCGTCGAGGCCAGCGAGGCCGCCGAGGCGGCGGGTGCGGGGATCAAGGCCTACCTGCTGCTCAAGCCCCCCTTCCTCTCGGAGTCAGAGGCCGTCGATGACATGAAGCGCTCGATCCGCCGGTGTGCGGAGTACGCCCACACCGTCTCGATGAACCCGACGAACGTCCAGCGCTACACGATGGTCGACGAGCTCTATTTCAGGGGCGGTTATCGACCGCCGTGGCTCTGGTCGGTCGCCGACGTACTCGAATCGACCGCCGACGCCGACGCGATCGTCGTTTCGGACCCGGTCGGTCACGGCTCGGATCGGGGCCCGCACAACTGCGGGGAGTGTGACGACCGCGTCCAGCGCGCGATCAAGGACTTCGATCTGCGTCAGGATCCCTCGGTGTTCGAGCAGGTCTCCTGTGAGTGTGAGGCGACGTGGGGGGCAGTGATGGAGCGAGAGAAGGGCTACAACATGCCGCTTGCCCGGTGA
- the purQ gene encoding phosphoribosylformylglycinamidine synthase I yields the protein MIAIVRFGGSNCDRDAKRALDSMGIENEIVWHEDGLPEVTTGIVLPGGFSYGDYLRAGAMAARSPILREIRNAAAEGVPVLGVCNGAQIGSESGLTPGAFTTNASARFQCEHVHLRVESADTPWTEGYEEGEVIELPIAHGEGRFEIGKKDLKRIESEDRVLFRYCDADGRVTETANPNGSTGNVAGVVGERGTTAVLMPHPERAVLAHIGGTDGREILAAFA from the coding sequence ATGATCGCGATCGTCCGCTTCGGCGGGTCGAACTGCGATCGGGACGCGAAGCGAGCGCTCGATTCCATGGGGATCGAAAACGAGATCGTCTGGCATGAGGACGGACTGCCCGAGGTCACGACCGGTATCGTCCTGCCGGGCGGTTTTTCCTACGGCGATTACCTCCGTGCGGGTGCGATGGCCGCCCGCTCGCCGATCCTCCGTGAAATCCGAAACGCTGCCGCCGAGGGAGTCCCCGTCCTCGGGGTCTGTAACGGCGCCCAGATCGGCAGTGAATCTGGACTCACGCCGGGCGCGTTCACGACGAACGCGAGCGCGCGCTTTCAGTGCGAACACGTCCACCTGCGCGTCGAGAGCGCCGACACGCCATGGACCGAGGGATACGAGGAAGGCGAGGTGATCGAACTGCCGATCGCCCACGGCGAGGGTCGTTTCGAGATCGGTAAGAAGGACCTAAAACGGATCGAGAGCGAGGATCGGGTGCTGTTCCGGTACTGCGATGCCGATGGGCGGGTGACCGAGACGGCCAATCCCAACGGGTCGACCGGCAATGTCGCCGGGGTGGTGGGTGAGCGCGGAACGACCGCGGTGCTCATGCCCCATCCCGAGCGCGCGGTGCTGGCCCATATCGGTGGGACCGACGGCCGGGAGATCCTCGCGGCGTTCGCCTAA
- the purS gene encoding phosphoribosylformylglycinamidine synthase subunit PurS produces MAAYTAIVTVRLKRGVLDPEAETTKRALERLEFDLEELRSADRFEIDMNADSEQAVERRATEMADRLLANPTIHDYEVAVEARE; encoded by the coding sequence ATGGCCGCCTACACCGCGATCGTGACCGTGCGCCTGAAACGCGGCGTGCTCGATCCCGAGGCCGAGACGACGAAACGGGCGCTCGAACGCCTCGAATTCGACCTCGAGGAGCTGCGTTCGGCAGATCGCTTCGAGATCGATATGAATGCCGATTCGGAGCAAGCGGTCGAGCGCCGGGCGACCGAGATGGCCGACCGGCTGCTCGCGAACCCGACGATCCACGACTACGAGGTAGCGGTCGAGGCACGAGAATGA
- a CDS encoding formyltetrahydrofolate deformylase, with amino-acid sequence MTPPLTEITVVGDDKTGLIARVTTLLFERDINIEDLDQAVREGLFRMTMHVDASGMTCSEDELRAALADLGEDLGVDVQVRFPADRETQGIAVLVTTESHPLEALFEAWANDELGADISVVIGNHPDLEPLAEHYGVPFHDIGTESGSASEERLLELLDQYEVDLIVLARYMRILSPNVVFRYEDRIINVHPSLLPAFPGAEAYRQAIEEGVRIAGVTAHYVTTDLDQGPIITQRAFNLPDDAGMEEIKRRGQPLEAEALLEAVRLHLDKAVAVHRGRTELRGGEEYQLGMDRAVDEINPDRPIDGIGEVLTD; translated from the coding sequence ATGACGCCGCCGCTGACTGAGATCACGGTCGTCGGCGACGACAAGACGGGCCTGATCGCTCGCGTGACGACGCTGCTGTTCGAGCGCGACATCAACATCGAGGACCTCGATCAGGCGGTCCGGGAGGGGCTGTTCCGGATGACGATGCACGTCGACGCGAGCGGGATGACGTGCTCGGAGGACGAACTGCGGGCGGCGCTCGCCGATCTGGGCGAGGACCTCGGGGTCGACGTCCAGGTCCGATTCCCGGCCGACCGCGAGACCCAGGGGATCGCCGTGCTCGTCACCACGGAGAGCCACCCGCTCGAAGCGCTGTTCGAGGCGTGGGCCAACGACGAGCTGGGCGCGGACATCTCGGTCGTGATCGGGAACCACCCGGACCTGGAACCGCTGGCCGAACACTACGGCGTGCCGTTTCACGACATCGGCACTGAAAGCGGGAGCGCGAGCGAGGAGCGCCTGCTTGAACTCCTCGATCAGTACGAGGTCGATCTGATCGTCCTCGCCCGGTACATGCGCATCCTCTCGCCGAACGTCGTCTTCCGTTACGAGGACCGCATCATCAACGTCCATCCGAGCCTGCTGCCCGCCTTCCCCGGCGCGGAGGCCTATCGCCAAGCCATCGAGGAAGGGGTTCGGATCGCCGGCGTGACCGCCCACTACGTCACGACCGACCTCGATCAGGGACCGATCATCACCCAACGGGCGTTCAATTTGCCCGATGACGCCGGTATGGAGGAGATCAAACGCCGCGGCCAGCCCCTCGAAGCCGAGGCGTTACTGGAGGCGGTTCGTCTCCATCTCGACAAGGCGGTCGCCGTCCACCGCGGACGGACCGAACTCCGGGGTGGCGAGGAGTACCAGCTCGGCATGGATCGCGCGGTCGACGAGATAAACCCGGACAGACCGATCGACGGCATCGGGGAGGTTCTGACCGACTAG
- a CDS encoding phosphoribosylaminoimidazolesuccinocarboxamide synthase encodes MTSVKEFHIEREPTAASPGAGAFVFTDAYSVFDWGRMPDTIPRKGASLCTMGAFNFELLEREGIATHYRGVGEDVRALAEIENPPVRMAIDLVQVPELPHKGRTYDYDAYHTDAGENYLIPLEIVFRNRVPEGSSLRRRSEPAEHGLAFEAWPDEAVELDEPIVEFSTKYEESDRYLDPEEADAIAGKADLPGLETVAREVNRVVSEQARSNGFLHEDGKIECCYVDGEIRVADVVGTFDENRFSYDGQQLSKEVIRGYHKRTQPEWVEALRAAKAEAESQDIADWRTLCERDPEPLSTDVLDLASEMYASGTNAYTGEEWFAAPPLESVVERVREL; translated from the coding sequence ATGACGAGCGTTAAGGAGTTCCATATCGAGCGCGAACCGACCGCCGCCTCGCCGGGAGCGGGGGCGTTCGTCTTCACGGACGCCTACTCGGTGTTCGACTGGGGGCGGATGCCCGATACGATCCCCCGGAAGGGCGCGAGCCTCTGTACGATGGGGGCGTTCAACTTCGAACTGCTCGAACGCGAGGGAATCGCGACCCACTACCGGGGCGTCGGCGAGGACGTGCGAGCGCTCGCGGAAATCGAGAACCCGCCCGTCCGGATGGCGATCGACCTCGTACAGGTGCCCGAGCTGCCCCACAAGGGGCGTACCTACGATTACGACGCCTATCACACGGACGCCGGCGAGAACTACCTGATTCCCTTGGAGATCGTCTTTCGGAACCGAGTACCGGAGGGATCGAGCCTGCGACGGCGAAGCGAACCCGCAGAGCACGGGCTGGCGTTCGAGGCGTGGCCCGACGAGGCGGTCGAACTCGACGAACCGATCGTCGAGTTCTCGACGAAGTACGAGGAGAGTGACCGATATCTCGATCCCGAGGAGGCCGACGCGATCGCTGGAAAAGCGGATCTCCCGGGACTCGAAACCGTCGCCCGCGAGGTCAACCGCGTCGTGAGCGAGCAAGCGCGCTCGAACGGCTTCCTCCACGAGGACGGCAAGATCGAGTGTTGTTACGTCGACGGGGAGATCCGCGTCGCGGACGTGGTCGGCACCTTCGACGAGAACCGGTTTTCCTACGACGGCCAGCAGCTCTCGAAGGAGGTTATTCGGGGCTATCACAAACGCACCCAGCCCGAGTGGGTCGAGGCGCTCCGGGCGGCGAAGGCGGAGGCGGAGTCCCAGGACATCGCCGACTGGCGCACGCTCTGCGAGCGCGATCCGGAGCCCCTCTCAACGGACGTGCTCGATCTCGCCTCCGAGATGTACGCGTCGGGCACGAACGCCTACACTGGCGAGGAGTGGTTCGCCGCCCCGCCGCTCGAATCGGTCGTCGAGCGGGTCCGAGAGCTCTAG